A part of Salvelinus alpinus chromosome 5, SLU_Salpinus.1, whole genome shotgun sequence genomic DNA contains:
- the LOC139576061 gene encoding E3 ubiquitin-protein ligase Arkadia-like isoform X3 → MKSEVPSEAQGRQEHLKGPLANPEPMETAKSFPANMEVIGKAGSEFAPLCAETRHRPLRDIGARRDPDRGLPGRKKRKSQQPGPSDCSLKEGRVSEGSLPLQRHQPDLLERRSEDERNPESSFSDCASSPSSSLRFGDSDTLSSEEEVEAGGTGAAGGPQPPQQAPVSTTGGGTGVGLRTILGRTRGSRSHKWARSEVEPVLLKRPCLSGRRSLHRKRFVKPGPGGIQRTQKQKERLLLQRKKREVIARRKYALLHSTSSSSEELTSESSSPSSTEAEDELYVDGSSSSQPSSAAVATGSLDEDVVVIEATPAPPVPASEEINVTSTDSEVEIVNVGDGFRPRSVGGHGRMYWGPSCSQNRPQEPRGRHRLSTVIQPLRQSAGEVVDLTVDEDDLSVVPSTSDSIHPQTVSSSSSSSSHHTSTSEPHDAPGHSTSCPGQGPAPDSTLAQGPRGTAGTEDESRRGSSGVAGESGSTAMPRLPSCCPQHSPCGGPSPGHMTLGHSSCLQAQPSQQPGSQQHSHAHHFHHHHHHVPQHPPPPTLPFPEPSCPLERPTALPAPCRGGGVSSSSSTQYHDQQTLPVDLSNSGLRSSGAGSFHGTSAFDPCCPGSTSRPAAYNSQNATGPGPSQPSAVVDSFSSAMVAQPQPQPQLSTCRHFMHPSYAPLARSLHHQPSNTCPHSHGNPPPPPQPTPQGDYVIPHPVHPFHTPLPSHPPGHAVPPPPPAPLPAHHLTGSSAPQHLPAEHQALQHHMPALGTSVQRLHQHEMLQRMEVQRRRMMQHPTRAHERPPPHPHRMHPNYGHGHHIHVPQTMSSHPRQPEQRTAWELGIEAGVTVAPYPSGHLHPHLPHYHPPPRLHHFPIPFMHTGMSEVTYPHIRYISSRMTGFGRTYEDLLHLEERLGTVNRGASQGTIERCTYPHKYKKRKLHGKQEEDEGADEDTEEKCTICLSILEEGEDVRRLPCMHLFHQLCVDQWLLTNKKCPICRVDIEAQLSAVES, encoded by the exons ATGAAGAGCGAGGTGCCCTCTGAGGCCCAGGGCAGACAGGAGCACCTGAAGGGTCCGCTGGCCAACCCAGAGCCCATGGAGACAGCCAAGAGCTTCCCTGCCAACATGGAGGTGATCGGCAAGGCAGGCAGCGAGTTTGCACCACTGTGTGCTGAGACCAGGCACCGGCCCCTGAGGGACATAGGGGCCCGCAGAGACCCAGACAGGGGCCTGCCCGGACGCAAAAAGCGCAAGAGCCAACAGCCAGGGCCTTCGGACTGCTCCCTGAAGGAGGGTCGTGTCAGTGAGGGCTCTCTTCCCCTTCAGCGCCACCAGCCAGATCTCTTGGAGCGCCGCAGCGAGGACGAACGCAACCCAGAGTCCTCATTCAGTGACTgtgcctcctctccctcctccagccTGCGCTTCGGGGATTCAGACACTCTGAGCTCAGAGGAAGAGGTTGAGGCTGGAGGGACAGGAGCAGCAGGGGGACCGCAGCCCCCACAGCAGGCGCCGGTCTCCACCACAGGGGGCGGGACAGGGGTGGGTCTGCGCACCATTCTGGGTCGGACTCGGGGAAGCCGCTCTCATAAGTGGGCACGGTCGGAGGTGGAGCCGGTGCTGCTGAAGCGGCCGTGTCTGAGCGGGCGGCGGTCACTGCATAGGAAGCGGTTTGTGAAGCCTGGGCCCGGCGGCATCCAGCGGACTCAGAAGCAGAAAGAGCGCCTTCTTCTCCAGAGGAAGAAGCGGGAGGTAATCGCTCGCAGGAAGTACGCGCTGCTCCACAGCACCAGCAGCTCCAGTGAGGAGCTGACCAGCGAGTCATCCTCACCCTCGTCCACAGAGGCAGAGGACGAGCTGTATGTAgatggcagcagcagcagccagccAAGCAGCGCAGCTGTGGCCACAG GTTCTCTGGATGAAGACGTGGTGGTGATCGAGGCGACCCCAGCACCCCCTGTCCCAGCCAGCGAGGAGATCAACGTCACCTCCACCGACAGCGAGGTGGAAATAGTCAACGTGGGAGATGGCTTCAG GCCTCGCTCGGTGGGGGGCCATGGCAGGATGTACTGGGGCCCCAGCTGCTCCCAGAACCGGCCGCAGGAGCCCCGCGGCCGCCACCGCCTCTCTACCGTCATCCAGCCTCTGCGCCAGAGCGCCGGGGAGGTGGTGGACCTCACAGTGGATGAGGATG ATCTCTCTGTCGTGCCATCCACCTCTGACAGCATTCACCCTCAGACTGTcagctcctcctcttcatcctcctctcatcaTACCTCTACCTCAGAGCCCCACGATGCTCCGGGCCACTCCACCAGCTGCCCTGGTCAAGGCCCAGCCCCAGACAGCACGCTGGCACAGGGGCCAAGGGGTACCGCAGGCACAGAGG ATGAGAGCAGAAGAGGATCGTCCGGCGTGGCAGGAGAGAGTGGGAGCACGGCCATGCCCAGGTTACCCTCCTGCTGCCCGCAGCACTCCCCCTGCGGAGGGCCCTCCCCTGGTCACATGACCCTGGGCCATTCCAGCTGCCTGCAGGCCCAGCCCTCCCAGCAGCCGGGCTCCCAGCAGCACAGCCACGCCCACCacttccaccaccaccatcaccatgtgCCTCAGCACCCACCTCCACCCACTCTGCCCTTTCCTGAGCCCAGCTGCCCCCTAGAGAGGCCCACTGCCCTACCTGCACCATGCAGAGGGGGAGGGGTCAGCAGCAGCAGCTCCACCCAATACCACGACCAG cAGACTCTGCCAGTGGACCTGAGCAACAGTGGCTTGCGGAGCAGCGGGGCCGGTAGTTTCCATGGAACCTCAGCCTTTGACCCGTGCTGTCCAGGCTCCACGTCGCGGCCCGCTGCCTATAACTCCCAGAATGCAACGGGGCCAGGGCCCAGCCAGCCCAGCGCAGTGGTGGACTCCTTCAGCTCAGCCATGGTGGCCCAGCCTCAGCCACAGCCACAGCTATCCACCTGCAGGCACTTCATGCACCCCTCCT ACGCCCCCCTGGCACGCTCCCTGCACCACCAGCCCTCTAACACCTGCCCCCATTCCCATGGtaaccctcctccccctcctcagccCACTCCACAGGGTGACTACGTCATTCCCCACCCCGTCCATCCCTTCCACACGCCCCTGCCTTCCCACCCCCCTGGCCACGCCGTGCCCCCGCCCCCCCCTGCCCCTCTGCCTGCCCACCACCTCACAGGCTCCAGTGCCCCCCAACACCTGCCCGCGGAGCACCAGGCCCTGCAGCACCACATGCCCGCGCTGGGGACCTCTGTGCAGAGGCTGCACCAGCACGAGATGCTGCAGAGGATGGAGGTGCAGAGACGCAGGATGATGCAACACCCCAC aCGAGCACATGAGCGCCCCCCTCCACACCCCCACAGAATGCACCCCAACTACGGCCATGGCCACCACATCCACGTGCCCCAGACCATGTCGTCCCACCCACGCCAACCTGAGCAGAGGACTGCGTG GGAGCTGGGTATCGAGGCTGGAGTGACCGTGGCGCCATATCCTTCAGGACACCTGCACCCTCACCTGCCCCACTACCACCCTCCCCCAAGACTGCACCACTTCCCCATCCCCTTCATG CACACTGGCATGTCTGAAGTAACCTACCCGCACATTCGCTACATCTCATCCAGAATGACTGGATTTGGACGAACTTATGAG GATCTGCTGCATTTAGAGGAGAGATTGGGGACTGTGAACCGAGGGGCCTCTCAGGGAACCATAGAGAGGTGCACTTACCCACACAAGTACAAAAAG AGAAAGCTGCATGGTAAGCAAGAAGAAGATGAGGGGGCAGACGAAGACACAGAGGAGAAATGCACCATCTGTCTGTCAATactggaggaaggggaggacgtcAG ACGCCTACCTTGTATGCATCTCTTCCATCAACTGTGTGTGGACCAATGGCTCCTCACCAATAAGAAGTGCCCCATCTGCAGAGTGGATATCGAGGCGCAGTTGTCTGCCGTTGAGAGTTGA